Proteins from a single region of Bacteroidales bacterium:
- a CDS encoding AraC family ligand binding domain-containing protein — protein sequence MNYVIEGDGALVNEAGEEQPLKAGDFALLNPDEKHQ from the coding sequence ATGAACTACGTGATCGAGGGCGATGGGGCGCTGGTTAATGAGGCAGGGGAGGAGCAGCCCTTAAAAGCAGGTGATTTTGCCCTGCTTAATCCCGATGAGAAGCACCAGTAA
- a CDS encoding ABC transporter permease, with the protein MPQLKIIVRRLVRDRLLTLFTFCGLVAGISAFLLLFIHVMNERRFDRHFPNYENIYRVLSAPAHIDEALWARSLGIIHRAAENIPGIELATQFTHCDGGRIRIGERTMEQDHIMSVDEAFIQMFGVESKQGNLRDLEKPNTVFISEDFAKKYFGDQDPVGQQIHIDALQYVRDLGPYEIRGIVRNTNRRTHFRYELLISQKGGLQERYEILPDRKIAWTYNYYRLSQGMDPALVAGQLKAFYDKSSLKPVRGPQEYVFRLFPLEDIHLKSDFRFELRERTSRLSISLFMLISIVILLVTLLNFTNLSLAKIMKRSGEFGLKKTLGAGNRRLVRQVLGEVLLVCSIAILISVALIELFRPMLNRIFAIEFDIYYHDPMVLISLLLVLLSGLALSAPFVAGFLLSGNSNKEIRSGKVNYSGNVIMRILLMLQVAVVMMLISGTLLVNKQVQFMLDKPLGFNEEQVVVLHINDLSKDPMVFIRKLEAQNTVTSAGMTLQHFGYPAQAISLENLGLEGTAEFVFANYSYLKTMDIRLLHNWIPPEADTVRGMVVNEHLYKRLMERHGSMEALQTFRSEQPLEEGQQAINFVGVTEDFNYSSAHETIGDFAFWLDESANRARFTHVRLKPGNLRAGMETIRNLWEEQYPGQELSYFFLDEKIAEQYASEILLRKVLLAFSIAGIIICLLGMSAMALLISRQRTREIGIRKVNGASISLIMVLLNRDFIKWILLAFVPAISLIYYTMNRWLENFAYQTALSWWIFLLAGMIVLLITVFTVSLQSYRSASRNPVEALRHD; encoded by the coding sequence ATGCCCCAACTGAAAATTATTGTTCGCCGGCTTGTACGCGACAGGCTCTTAACCCTTTTTACTTTTTGCGGTCTTGTGGCAGGCATTAGCGCCTTCCTGTTGTTGTTCATCCACGTGATGAACGAGCGCCGGTTTGACAGGCATTTCCCGAACTATGAAAACATCTACCGCGTACTTTCCGCACCCGCTCATATAGATGAGGCCCTATGGGCCAGGAGCCTGGGGATCATCCACCGTGCAGCCGAAAATATACCCGGAATTGAACTGGCCACACAGTTTACCCATTGTGACGGTGGCCGGATCAGGATCGGAGAGCGAACGATGGAACAGGATCATATCATGTCGGTCGACGAAGCATTTATCCAGATGTTCGGTGTGGAAAGCAAGCAGGGGAATCTGAGGGATCTGGAAAAACCCAATACTGTGTTCATTTCTGAGGATTTTGCGAAAAAGTATTTCGGGGACCAGGATCCGGTGGGACAGCAGATTCACATCGATGCCCTGCAGTATGTAAGAGACCTTGGCCCTTATGAAATAAGGGGAATTGTGAGAAATACGAATCGAAGGACACATTTCAGGTATGAGCTGCTGATTTCCCAGAAAGGAGGGCTGCAGGAACGCTATGAGATTCTGCCCGACCGCAAGATAGCCTGGACCTACAACTATTACAGATTAAGCCAGGGAATGGATCCGGCTTTGGTTGCTGGACAGCTAAAAGCCTTTTATGACAAAAGTAGTCTGAAACCTGTACGTGGACCGCAGGAATACGTGTTCAGGCTTTTCCCCCTGGAGGATATACACCTCAAGTCCGATTTCAGGTTTGAACTCAGGGAGCGGACCAGCAGGCTCAGCATATCGCTTTTTATGCTTATTTCCATCGTGATCCTGCTGGTGACCCTGCTCAATTTCACCAACCTTAGTCTGGCTAAAATCATGAAGCGTTCCGGGGAGTTCGGGTTGAAAAAGACCCTGGGTGCCGGAAATCGCAGGCTTGTAAGGCAGGTGCTGGGGGAAGTGCTCCTGGTGTGTAGCATAGCCATCCTTATTTCCGTAGCCCTGATTGAACTGTTCCGTCCCATGCTGAACCGCATTTTCGCCATAGAATTTGATATTTATTATCATGATCCGATGGTGCTTATCAGCCTTCTGCTTGTGCTTTTGTCTGGCCTGGCCCTGAGCGCGCCGTTTGTCGCAGGTTTTCTCCTCTCCGGGAACAGCAACAAAGAGATCCGATCCGGGAAGGTTAATTATTCCGGAAATGTGATTATGAGAATCCTGTTAATGCTGCAGGTAGCTGTCGTAATGATGTTGATTTCAGGCACACTTCTGGTTAACAAACAGGTTCAATTCATGCTTGACAAGCCGCTGGGATTTAATGAAGAACAGGTTGTGGTGCTTCATATCAATGACCTGTCAAAGGATCCCATGGTATTTATCAGGAAACTTGAAGCCCAAAATACTGTAACATCGGCAGGAATGACTTTACAACATTTTGGGTATCCGGCACAGGCCATATCCCTGGAAAATCTGGGACTGGAAGGTACTGCTGAGTTTGTCTTTGCCAATTATTCCTACCTGAAAACCATGGATATTCGGCTTCTTCACAACTGGATTCCCCCTGAGGCAGATACCGTGCGCGGGATGGTCGTGAATGAGCACCTCTATAAACGCCTGATGGAACGGCACGGGAGCATGGAGGCCCTGCAAACCTTTCGGTCAGAACAGCCCCTGGAAGAGGGGCAACAAGCCATCAATTTCGTGGGTGTGACGGAAGATTTTAATTACAGCTCGGCCCACGAAACCATAGGCGACTTTGCCTTTTGGCTGGATGAATCGGCCAACCGTGCACGATTCACCCACGTCCGGTTAAAGCCGGGCAATCTGCGGGCTGGCATGGAGACCATCCGGAACCTCTGGGAGGAGCAATATCCCGGTCAGGAACTCAGCTATTTCTTCCTGGATGAGAAAATCGCCGAACAATATGCATCAGAAATTTTGCTTCGGAAGGTGCTGCTTGCATTTTCCATTGCCGGCATCATCATTTGTCTCCTTGGCATGAGCGCCATGGCCCTGCTCATTTCCCGGCAGCGCACCAGGGAAATTGGTATCCGGAAGGTGAATGGTGCCAGCATCTCCCTGATCATGGTTTTACTTAACAGGGATTTTATAAAATGGATCCTGCTGGCCTTTGTTCCGGCCATTTCGCTCATCTATTATACCATGAACCGCTGGCTTGAGAATTTTGCCTATCAAACCGCCCTGAGCTGGTGGATCTTCCTTTTGGCTGGAATGATTGTTCTGCTCATCACCGTGTTCACTGTATCCCTTCAATCTTATCGCAGCGCATCCAGGAATCCGGTGGAGGCACTCAGGCATGACTGA
- a CDS encoding amidohydrolase encodes MTELLELRRLLHKHPDLSHHENGTKEIIENHFTEFKPDETISFGAGGVGFLFRGESKGNLTVFRAELDALPIHETGQVPYSSANPGISHACGHDGHMAILTGFGGYVAKNRPARGSVLILFQAAEERGNGAKQVMAHSEFLRRKPECIFALHNIPGLALHSVTTRDGAFSSASAGMIIQLIGKTSHAAEPEQGINPDKAIAKMIEQVHALNAHYTRLKDKTFATVVHIQLGEEAHGTSPGYAEVRLTLRSATPESMVEFKDFLKKEIVRITQEHKLEWKFEFTEEFPAVINDTGCVGMIRNAAREAGVPFIEMKEAFRWSEDFGYYTESIKGGFFGIGSGINQAALHNPDFNFPDELISTGIKLFNSLYNQLHK; translated from the coding sequence ATGACAGAGCTGCTTGAATTAAGACGTCTGTTACATAAGCATCCGGACTTGTCTCATCATGAAAATGGAACAAAAGAAATCATTGAAAATCATTTCACTGAATTCAAACCGGATGAGACCATTTCATTCGGAGCCGGAGGTGTAGGCTTCCTTTTCAGAGGTGAAAGTAAAGGAAATCTCACTGTTTTCAGGGCTGAACTGGATGCTTTACCAATTCATGAAACAGGACAGGTGCCTTATTCATCAGCTAATCCGGGTATCAGTCATGCATGCGGACATGACGGGCATATGGCTATCCTTACCGGGTTTGGAGGGTATGTTGCTAAGAACAGGCCTGCTCGCGGTTCTGTGCTGATCCTTTTTCAGGCAGCTGAAGAAAGAGGAAATGGAGCTAAGCAGGTGATGGCTCATTCCGAATTTCTCCGCAGGAAGCCCGAATGTATTTTCGCGCTTCACAATATTCCTGGCTTAGCCCTTCATTCGGTAACAACCAGGGATGGGGCATTTTCGTCAGCCTCGGCTGGGATGATCATTCAACTGATTGGGAAAACTTCTCATGCAGCTGAACCTGAACAGGGCATTAATCCGGATAAAGCCATCGCCAAGATGATTGAGCAGGTACATGCCTTAAATGCTCATTATACAAGGCTGAAAGACAAAACCTTTGCGACTGTAGTCCACATACAGCTGGGAGAAGAAGCACATGGAACCTCTCCGGGATACGCGGAGGTGAGGCTCACACTCAGATCTGCAACCCCCGAAAGCATGGTTGAATTCAAAGATTTTCTAAAGAAGGAGATCGTCCGGATCACTCAAGAGCACAAGCTTGAATGGAAATTTGAATTCACAGAGGAGTTTCCGGCAGTTATTAATGATACGGGCTGTGTGGGAATGATCCGGAACGCTGCCCGTGAAGCTGGCGTACCCTTTATAGAGATGAAAGAAGCCTTTCGCTGGTCTGAGGACTTCGGATATTATACAGAAAGCATAAAGGGTGGATTCTTCGGAATAGGTTCGGGCATCAACCAGGCTGCCCTGCACAATCCCGATTTTAATTTTCCCGATGAACTGATCTCTACCGGAATAAAGTTGTTCAATTCCTTATATAATCAGTTACACAAATAA
- a CDS encoding GNAT family N-acetyltransferase has product MLEIEKLTSYDDMQSVDKETFVDFMFTHLGEYGDPKKEIGKCLDYAFSKEKSEGGFALAAFNDGKLVGGLIMNRTGMANYIPDWVLVFVAVASSCRGKGYGARMIKEAIKHCDGDIKLHVEYDNPAKRLYERIGFNSRYAEMRFKNK; this is encoded by the coding sequence ATGCTGGAAATAGAAAAGCTGACTTCATATGATGATATGCAGTCGGTTGACAAAGAGACATTTGTAGATTTTATGTTTACCCATCTGGGTGAGTATGGTGATCCAAAGAAAGAGATCGGAAAATGCCTTGATTACGCATTTTCGAAAGAAAAATCTGAAGGCGGTTTCGCTCTCGCAGCTTTTAACGATGGTAAACTAGTCGGCGGACTGATCATGAACCGAACAGGCATGGCAAACTATATTCCTGATTGGGTACTTGTATTTGTAGCGGTTGCCAGTTCCTGCCGGGGAAAAGGATATGGAGCACGTATGATCAAAGAGGCAATCAAACATTGTGATGGTGATATTAAACTCCACGTCGAATACGATAATCCCGCCAAACGTTTATACGAACGAATCGGGTTTAACTCCAGGTATGCTGAGATGAGATTTAAGAATAAATAA
- the alr gene encoding alanine racemase yields MPLMPSTSIIEIDRYAIENNVSFIKSLCTGNTRISAVVKGNAYGHGSREIIRIVEDLGIRHFAVYSSAEAREALPHCSPESNLMIMGFIALEDLDWILLNGIEFFISDPEWLDQVIYRSKSLNTSAKVHLEVETGMNRTGMSLAQLRMAVKIIQQNERYIKVIGVASHFAGAESIANHKRIKKQLSVFSRRISFLNESGIRGLTRHIASSAALINYPESRFDMVRTGILIYGYWPTRETQISYVQRKKDRIEPLKRAINWYSRVMQLKHVPEGEFIGYGLFYQADRKMKTMIVPVGYCNGYSRSLSNNGHVIVNGQRSPVIGIVNMNMIICDISEISGVKNGDRVTLIGKQNEVEISFSSFAEMNNSLNYEILARLPENIERIVIQ; encoded by the coding sequence ATGCCACTTATGCCAAGCACTTCAATAATCGAGATTGACCGATACGCAATCGAGAATAATGTCTCGTTTATTAAATCCTTGTGCACCGGTAACACGCGAATATCGGCTGTTGTCAAGGGAAATGCGTATGGACATGGAAGCAGGGAAATTATTCGGATCGTTGAGGATTTGGGCATTCGTCATTTTGCTGTTTATTCATCGGCGGAAGCAAGGGAAGCGCTTCCCCACTGTTCACCCGAATCGAATCTTATGATAATGGGGTTTATTGCTTTGGAAGACCTGGACTGGATTCTTTTAAATGGAATCGAATTCTTTATTTCCGATCCCGAATGGCTCGACCAGGTCATTTATCGTTCAAAGTCGCTGAATACTTCTGCAAAGGTACACCTGGAAGTCGAAACAGGTATGAACCGGACCGGTATGTCGCTGGCACAGTTACGAATGGCAGTTAAAATCATTCAACAAAACGAGCGCTATATTAAGGTTATAGGAGTAGCTTCCCATTTTGCCGGAGCTGAAAGTATAGCAAATCATAAAAGGATCAAGAAGCAACTGTCAGTTTTTTCCAGGAGGATTAGCTTCTTAAATGAAAGTGGCATCCGGGGGCTTACCAGGCATATCGCAAGCTCCGCGGCACTTATTAACTACCCGGAAAGCAGGTTTGATATGGTTAGAACCGGCATACTCATTTATGGCTATTGGCCAACCAGGGAAACACAGATCAGTTATGTTCAAAGGAAAAAGGACAGGATAGAACCTCTTAAACGGGCAATCAACTGGTATTCCCGTGTAATGCAGTTGAAGCATGTCCCTGAGGGTGAATTCATCGGTTACGGTTTATTCTACCAGGCCGACAGGAAAATGAAGACAATGATTGTCCCTGTTGGTTATTGTAATGGATACAGCAGATCCCTGAGCAATAATGGGCACGTTATTGTAAATGGGCAGCGATCGCCCGTAATTGGAATCGTAAACATGAATATGATTATTTGTGATATCTCTGAGATAAGTGGTGTTAAAAATGGGGACCGCGTAACCCTGATCGGAAAGCAGAATGAGGTTGAGATTTCCTTTTCTTCCTTTGCAGAAATGAATAACTCCCTTAACTATGAGATACTTGCCAGACTACCTGAAAACATAGAAAGAATTGTAATTCAATAA
- a CDS encoding alanine/ornithine racemase family PLP-dependent enzyme yields the protein MAFITLDKKKLEANFLYLDKLFEKRNIRWTVVSKILSGNRMFMSELLSLGVRQIADSRISNLKTIKSMDPDIETMYIKPPAKRSISSVVKYADISMNTEIETIKLLSEEAHNQGKTHQIIIMIELGELREGVLGEEFIEFYSSVFKLKNIEVVGIGTNLTCLYGVLPNQDKLIQLCLYEQLIEARFNKQIPYVSGGSSVTIPLLLNKMLPKGINHFRVGETLFLGTDVYNDEPMKNMKTDVIKLFTEIIELNEKPLVPSGDLGSNVEGNAFEFKEEDIGQKACRAILDLGLLDVDMDHLKPVDGEVQFAGASSDMLVVNLGNNKNGYRVGDLIEFRMDYMGALRTINSKYIDKRIK from the coding sequence ATGGCTTTCATAACCCTTGACAAAAAGAAATTAGAAGCCAACTTTCTATACCTGGATAAACTGTTTGAAAAGCGGAATATCAGGTGGACAGTCGTTTCAAAAATACTTTCCGGTAACCGTATGTTTATGTCCGAATTGCTTTCACTGGGAGTACGACAAATTGCAGATTCCAGAATAAGCAACCTGAAGACCATAAAATCAATGGATCCGGATATCGAAACCATGTATATTAAACCACCTGCCAAACGCTCCATCTCCAGTGTGGTTAAATATGCCGATATAAGCATGAACACCGAAATAGAAACCATTAAACTTCTCTCCGAGGAAGCACATAATCAGGGGAAAACTCATCAGATTATTATAATGATTGAATTGGGTGAACTTAGAGAAGGTGTTTTAGGTGAAGAATTTATCGAGTTTTATTCAAGTGTGTTCAAGCTTAAAAATATTGAAGTGGTTGGCATAGGAACAAACCTTACCTGTTTGTATGGCGTTCTGCCCAACCAGGACAAGCTCATACAGCTGTGCCTTTATGAACAACTGATTGAGGCTCGCTTTAACAAGCAGATTCCCTATGTGTCAGGAGGCTCTTCTGTGACAATCCCACTTCTTTTGAATAAAATGCTGCCAAAGGGAATTAATCATTTTCGTGTCGGGGAAACTCTTTTTCTGGGAACAGATGTTTACAACGATGAGCCCATGAAAAACATGAAGACTGATGTGATAAAACTCTTCACGGAAATCATTGAGCTAAATGAGAAACCCCTCGTGCCTTCGGGAGATTTGGGAAGCAATGTTGAAGGAAATGCTTTTGAGTTCAAGGAGGAAGACATCGGACAGAAAGCCTGTCGTGCAATTCTCGACCTGGGCTTACTCGATGTGGATATGGACCACCTGAAACCTGTTGACGGGGAGGTACAATTTGCTGGTGCAAGTTCAGATATGCTGGTAGTCAACCTTGGGAATAATAAAAACGGGTATCGTGTAGGGGATCTTATCGAATTCAGAATGGACTACATGGGTGCCTTGCGCACCATAAATTCCAAATACATCGATAAAAGAATCAAATAA
- a CDS encoding P-loop NTPase, translating to MCERICPSSAIHSEKSTNNSWFVSSTRAGIMTHALMGPGEENSGKLVAQVRRKAREIANERKAGLLLTDGPPGTGCAAISSITGSDAVLLVTEASKSSLHDAQRTVELVRQFDIPLYAIINKFDIHSGISREIEDFLSGQSIPLLGKIPFDEAVVHAMIAEQSIPEFAPDSKISRIIDSIWAQLNKELRRTAS from the coding sequence TTGTGTGAAAGAATTTGTCCTTCCAGTGCCATCCACTCAGAAAAAAGCACCAATAACTCCTGGTTTGTCTCCAGCACCCGTGCCGGAATCATGACACACGCCCTGATGGGTCCGGGAGAAGAGAACAGCGGGAAGCTGGTTGCCCAGGTCCGGAGAAAGGCCAGAGAAATAGCGAACGAAAGAAAGGCCGGGCTGCTTCTTACAGACGGCCCTCCGGGTACCGGTTGTGCGGCTATTTCTTCCATCACGGGAAGCGATGCCGTGCTGCTGGTAACAGAAGCATCCAAAAGTAGTCTGCACGATGCTCAAAGAACAGTGGAGCTGGTGAGACAATTCGACATTCCTCTTTATGCCATAATCAATAAGTTTGATATCCATTCGGGGATAAGCAGGGAGATCGAAGATTTTCTATCCGGTCAATCCATTCCCCTGTTGGGCAAAATTCCTTTTGACGAAGCGGTGGTCCATGCCATGATTGCAGAACAATCCATTCCGGAATTTGCCCCGGATTCAAAGATTTCCCGCATTATAGACTCCATTTGGGCCCAACTTAACAAGGAGCTCCGGAGGACAGCCAGCTAA
- a CDS encoding ATP-binding protein: MTIRIAVASGKGGTGKTTVAINLYRAVNRMTETNALLVDCDVEEPNDKLFFPEALLLNRVNINQEIPFIDTARCTFCRKCVEYCEFNAIVVIPPAGFAEVNSSLCHSCGACLVACPVDAIYEQDEPVGTITRYQDQGGNGILEGRLKIGSTMQTMVIRSLKRAIPANENVVILDAPPGTSYPVVETISDADYIILVTEPTPFGKHDLKLMLALVREIGKPFGVVINKANLGNQDIYEYLREEEVEILSEIPFSKSYASQYARADLFSETPEDVLAAHQKIIKNLLEKGLIS; the protein is encoded by the coding sequence ATGACAATTCGTATCGCCGTTGCCAGCGGAAAGGGGGGTACAGGTAAGACCACCGTGGCCATTAATCTCTACCGTGCGGTCAACCGGATGACAGAAACGAATGCGCTTTTGGTGGATTGTGATGTGGAGGAGCCCAATGATAAACTCTTTTTTCCGGAAGCACTTCTGCTAAATCGGGTTAACATTAACCAGGAGATTCCCTTTATAGATACAGCCCGCTGTACCTTTTGCAGAAAATGCGTGGAATATTGCGAGTTCAACGCCATTGTGGTTATCCCACCGGCCGGCTTCGCAGAAGTTAACTCGAGTCTTTGTCATTCCTGCGGAGCCTGCCTGGTAGCCTGTCCGGTCGATGCCATCTATGAGCAAGATGAACCCGTTGGCACCATCACCAGATATCAGGACCAGGGCGGAAATGGGATTCTCGAAGGCCGGCTGAAAATTGGATCCACCATGCAAACCATGGTGATCAGATCCCTGAAACGGGCTATTCCTGCCAATGAAAATGTGGTGATACTCGATGCTCCACCCGGGACCAGCTATCCGGTTGTGGAGACCATTTCCGACGCCGATTACATTATCCTGGTTACCGAACCCACTCCTTTTGGCAAACACGATCTGAAACTGATGCTTGCACTGGTTAGGGAGATTGGAAAACCTTTCGGGGTGGTTATTAACAAGGCAAATCTGGGCAATCAGGACATCTATGAATACCTGAGGGAGGAAGAGGTGGAAATACTCAGCGAAATTCCCTTCAGTAAGTCTTACGCTTCTCAGTATGCCAGGGCCGATCTGTTCAGTGAAACACCGGAAGATGTGCTTGCTGCTCATCAGAAGATCATAAAAAATCTGTTAGAGAAAGGTCTGATTTCATGA
- a CDS encoding NifB/NifX family molybdenum-iron cluster-binding protein has protein sequence MTGIIAVPISYGKLDGHFGHCQQFAMVKVEEKKITEITYLDAPPHKPGLLPPWLAERGATEIITGGMGQRAIDLFNERGINVFVGAPSLTPEELVNGFLHEKISFSANYCDH, from the coding sequence ATGACAGGAATAATTGCCGTACCCATCAGTTATGGAAAACTGGATGGGCATTTTGGCCATTGCCAGCAATTTGCCATGGTAAAGGTTGAAGAAAAAAAGATCACAGAGATCACCTATTTAGATGCACCCCCTCACAAGCCCGGACTATTACCTCCATGGCTGGCTGAGCGCGGGGCAACTGAAATAATTACCGGAGGAATGGGTCAACGGGCCATTGATCTCTTTAACGAGAGGGGTATCAATGTTTTTGTGGGTGCACCCTCCCTCACTCCCGAAGAACTGGTAAATGGCTTTCTACATGAGAAAATTAGTTTTTCAGCCAACTATTGCGATCATTAA
- a CDS encoding DUF5320 domain-containing protein: MPGFDRTGPEGQGSRTGRQMGKCSTKDTSETGQEPFMGRGPGRGMGRGVGRAAGRAANRGGGRGAGRGTGRNAGQKD, translated from the coding sequence ATGCCAGGATTTGACAGAACCGGACCAGAGGGGCAAGGATCCCGAACCGGCAGACAAATGGGTAAATGCAGCACCAAAGACACCAGTGAAACCGGACAGGAGCCATTTATGGGAAGAGGACCTGGAAGGGGAATGGGAAGAGGGGTAGGAAGAGCAGCCGGAAGGGCTGCCAACCGGGGAGGTGGCAGAGGCGCTGGAAGGGGCACGGGAAGAAATGCCGGGCAGAAAGATTAA